One Mangrovimonas cancribranchiae DNA segment encodes these proteins:
- a CDS encoding glycosyltransferase family 1 protein — protein sequence MPKIFLESHNIKNLNFGFGQFNYHLIKALSKKIPSKYNVTLCAKNIDKLQAEFGQTFSYKKYHSFRRYPLFRIRKKYDLWHSLNQNTKIEPYHDIPYLLTVHDVNFMEELTGDDLNKRIHAFNEKLNRSQAITYISNYAKSMTHKYFKVPHVPEYIIYNGSPEINTQQTFKSPKFSAKLPFLFTIGEVLEKKNFHVLVEMMTHLPNRQLLIAGKNTTEYANKISELIKNHKLENRVFLLGKIPENDKNYYYKHCEAFVFPSLREGFGIPPIEAMNFGKPVFLSNKSSLPEVGGKYAFYWEKFNADYMSYIYSSSIEEFNKNPEENTQNLIAHAKSYSWNKTAEQYLNVYKSLLE from the coding sequence ATGCCCAAAATATTTTTAGAATCGCACAACATAAAAAACCTCAACTTTGGTTTTGGACAATTTAATTACCATTTAATTAAAGCGCTTTCAAAAAAAATTCCATCAAAATACAATGTAACACTTTGCGCTAAAAATATTGACAAGCTACAAGCTGAATTTGGTCAAACATTTTCTTATAAAAAATACCATTCTTTTAGGCGCTATCCATTATTTAGAATAAGAAAAAAATACGATTTATGGCATAGTCTAAACCAGAATACAAAAATAGAACCTTATCACGATATTCCTTATTTATTAACGGTTCATGATGTAAATTTCATGGAAGAATTAACTGGCGATGACTTAAATAAAAGAATACATGCGTTTAACGAAAAACTTAACCGAAGTCAAGCCATAACCTATATTTCTAATTACGCCAAAAGCATGACTCATAAGTATTTTAAAGTACCCCATGTACCCGAATACATTATTTACAATGGGAGTCCTGAGATTAACACGCAACAAACTTTTAAGTCGCCTAAGTTTTCTGCTAAATTGCCTTTTTTATTCACTATTGGTGAAGTGCTGGAAAAGAAAAATTTTCATGTTTTAGTTGAAATGATGACGCATTTACCTAACAGGCAATTATTAATTGCAGGAAAAAACACAACTGAATATGCCAACAAAATTTCAGAATTAATAAAAAATCACAAACTTGAAAATCGTGTGTTTTTATTAGGCAAAATACCTGAAAACGATAAAAACTATTACTACAAACACTGCGAAGCTTTTGTTTTTCCTTCATTACGCGAAGGTTTTGGAATACCACCTATTGAAGCGATGAACTTTGGCAAACCCGTGTTTTTATCTAATAAAAGTTCGTTACCAGAAGTTGGCGGAAAGTATGCCTTTTACTGGGAAAAATTTAACGCTGATTACATGAGCTATATATATAGTAGCAGTATTGAGGAATTTAATAAAAACCCAGAAGAAAACACTCAAAACTTAATTGCTCACGCCAAATCATACTCTTGGAATAAAACAGCTGAGCAATATTTAAACGTTTATAAAAGTTTACTTGAATAA
- a CDS encoding lipopolysaccharide kinase InaA family protein: MKHVVVKKFLQDEVMLTKFISNFDSEGEDFGNQDRNSLKLFDLNGLTINVKSFKVPNVVNQIAYKFFRKSKAQRSFEYANKLAKLGIGTPQPIAYYEFTTPFLFQKSYYISEQLDCDYTYRDLTQDFNIPNYESILRAFTRFTYKLHENNVLFLDHSPGNTLIKVNNNDYEFFLVDLNRMAFKPLDFNTRIKNFARLTIHEKMVEVMSDEYAKCIGEPYEKVFRLMWQYTNEFQYRFYRKKRLKKKLKFWKKS; the protein is encoded by the coding sequence ATGAAGCATGTTGTTGTTAAAAAGTTTCTTCAAGATGAAGTGATGCTAACGAAATTTATTTCAAACTTCGATTCCGAAGGAGAAGATTTCGGTAATCAAGATAGAAATTCGTTAAAATTATTTGATTTAAATGGGCTAACTATTAACGTAAAGTCGTTTAAAGTGCCTAATGTAGTTAATCAAATAGCCTATAAGTTTTTTAGAAAAAGTAAGGCGCAACGCTCTTTTGAATATGCTAACAAACTTGCTAAATTAGGAATAGGTACACCACAACCCATAGCTTATTATGAGTTTACAACCCCGTTTTTATTCCAAAAAAGTTATTATATAAGCGAACAATTAGATTGCGATTACACGTACCGCGATTTAACCCAAGATTTTAACATTCCCAATTACGAATCCATACTAAGAGCATTCACTAGGTTTACATATAAACTGCACGAAAATAATGTGTTGTTTTTAGATCATTCACCAGGAAATACACTTATAAAAGTAAATAATAACGATTATGAGTTTTTTCTAGTTGATTTAAACCGTATGGCGTTTAAACCTCTTGATTTTAATACTAGAATAAAAAATTTCGCGCGGTTAACCATTCATGAAAAAATGGTAGAGGTGATGAGCGATGAATATGCTAAATGTATAGGGGAACCTTATGAAAAAGTGTTTCGCCTTATGTGGCAATACACAAACGAGTTTCAATATAGGTTTTACCGAAAAAAAAGGTTAAAAAAGAAGCTTAAGTTTTGGAAAAAAAGCTAA
- a CDS encoding glycosyltransferase family 2 protein, whose translation MIKFSGVIITYNEEAKIERCLKSLLPVVDEIIVVDSFSKDNTKSICEKYNITFIEQTFLGYVEQKNFAMNVASHDYIVSLDADEALSETLQKSILELKSNWVYDGYYCKRLNYFCGQWIKHTTWYPDKKLRVFNRKKAQWGGINPHDKIILDPVKSKAGFLKGDILHKTYQSYSEFNKQVENFTTISANSYFKLGKKAPIYKIVLNPTWAFFQSYIIKLGFLDGLNGLIISVQTANTRFLKYIKLRELIKQNR comes from the coding sequence ATGATTAAATTTTCGGGAGTTATTATAACCTATAACGAGGAAGCTAAAATTGAACGATGCCTGAAATCTTTACTCCCAGTAGTAGATGAAATTATTGTTGTTGATTCTTTCTCTAAAGACAACACTAAGTCTATCTGTGAAAAATATAATATTACGTTTATTGAACAAACATTTCTAGGTTATGTAGAGCAAAAGAATTTTGCTATGAATGTAGCCTCTCATGACTATATTGTATCCTTAGATGCAGACGAAGCCTTATCTGAAACACTTCAAAAATCTATACTTGAATTAAAATCTAATTGGGTTTATGATGGATATTATTGTAAGCGACTAAATTATTTTTGCGGGCAATGGATTAAACATACCACTTGGTATCCAGATAAAAAACTTAGAGTATTTAATAGAAAAAAGGCGCAATGGGGTGGTATTAACCCACACGATAAAATAATTCTAGATCCAGTAAAAAGCAAGGCTGGTTTTTTAAAGGGAGATATTCTACATAAAACATATCAAAGCTACTCAGAGTTTAATAAGCAAGTTGAAAACTTTACAACAATTTCTGCTAATTCGTATTTTAAATTAGGTAAAAAGGCACCTATTTACAAAATAGTTTTAAACCCAACTTGGGCATTTTTTCAATCCTATATTATTAAACTTGGTTTTTTAGACGGGTTAAACGGATTAATAATTTCTGTACAAACAGCAAACACGCGTTTTTTAAAATACATTAAACTAAGAGAATTAATAAAGCAAAATCGTTAG
- a CDS encoding glycosyltransferase family 2 protein — protein MSQYPKITVIMATYNKVDWLSKVLEGYKYQTYNDFDIIVADDGSTEETKNLIDSFKKDYPVNITHLWHEDLGYRRQTILNEAIIKAKHDYILFTDGDCIPREDFVETHAQLAEKGYFLSGGYCKLPMNTSEAITPEDIKNQDCFKVNWLKTKGVVSSKNKLKLSAKGGIANFLDVVTPTGATFNNCNSSAWKSDLIAINGYDERMQYGGPDRELGERLFNKGIKSKQIRYKAICVHLDHARGYKTKESLDRNLAIRAEVKHKKKTWTDFGIKKKQD, from the coding sequence ATGTCACAATACCCAAAAATAACCGTTATCATGGCTACTTATAATAAAGTAGATTGGTTAAGTAAAGTTTTAGAAGGCTATAAATACCAAACGTATAATGATTTTGATATTATTGTAGCAGATGATGGTTCGACTGAAGAAACCAAAAACCTAATAGATAGCTTTAAAAAAGATTATCCCGTAAATATTACCCATTTGTGGCATGAAGACTTAGGATACAGAAGGCAAACCATTTTAAACGAGGCGATTATTAAAGCAAAACACGACTATATTTTGTTTACCGATGGCGATTGTATTCCAAGAGAAGACTTTGTAGAAACACATGCCCAATTGGCAGAAAAAGGATACTTCCTTTCAGGTGGGTATTGTAAGTTGCCTATGAATACAAGTGAAGCCATTACTCCAGAAGACATAAAAAACCAAGACTGTTTTAAAGTAAATTGGCTAAAAACTAAAGGAGTTGTGAGTTCAAAAAATAAATTAAAGCTATCTGCAAAAGGCGGGATAGCCAATTTTTTAGATGTAGTTACCCCAACAGGAGCAACATTTAATAACTGTAATTCATCGGCTTGGAAAAGTGATTTAATTGCTATTAATGGCTATGATGAGCGTATGCAGTATGGTGGTCCAGATAGAGAGCTTGGAGAACGTTTGTTTAACAAAGGTATTAAGTCTAAACAAATACGATATAAAGCTATTTGTGTTCATCTAGACCATGCCAGAGGCTATAAAACTAAAGAGTCTTTAGATAGAAATTTAGCTATTAGAGCTGAGGTGAAACATAAAAAGAAAACCTGGACAGACTTTGGGATAAAGAAAAAACAAGATTAA
- a CDS encoding glycosyltransferase family 9 protein, with translation MKVLIIQQKMIGDVLTSSILFEAIKMKYPKAELHYLINSHTFPVVENNPFIDDFKFFTPEIEDNKRAFWRFLKHIKKEQYDVVIDVYSKTSSNLITAFSGAKTKISKYKWYTKSIYTHTFKNKDKADTNAGLAIENRIQLLAPISKALSKEIVKPKIYLTNNEIVNSQKQLSDAGINLSHPVFMIGVLGSGNTKTYPLPHMAKVIDFIVEQTKGQILFNYIPKQYTEAKTIYNFCSSETKKHIYFDVFGKSLREFLAITNHCTALIGNEGGAINMAKALNIPTFSIFSPWIKKDAWSLFEDGKTNASIHLKDIKPELYDGKTMKEMKKDVFALYDIFPPELITPKLELFLEQF, from the coding sequence ATGAAAGTTCTTATTATACAACAAAAAATGATTGGCGATGTGCTTACAAGTAGTATTCTATTTGAAGCCATAAAGATGAAATACCCTAAAGCGGAGCTTCATTACTTGATTAATTCGCACACATTCCCTGTTGTAGAAAATAACCCGTTTATTGATGACTTTAAATTTTTCACTCCTGAAATAGAAGACAATAAACGGGCTTTTTGGCGGTTTTTAAAACACATTAAAAAAGAACAATACGATGTTGTTATTGATGTGTATTCAAAAACCTCCAGTAATTTAATTACAGCATTTTCGGGAGCAAAAACAAAAATTTCTAAATATAAATGGTACACCAAATCAATTTATACGCATACGTTTAAAAACAAAGACAAAGCTGACACCAATGCAGGCTTAGCTATTGAAAACAGAATACAACTTTTAGCCCCTATTTCTAAAGCATTATCTAAAGAAATAGTCAAGCCAAAAATTTACTTAACCAATAATGAAATTGTTAATTCACAAAAACAACTAAGCGATGCTGGGATTAATTTATCGCACCCTGTTTTCATGATTGGCGTTTTAGGAAGTGGCAACACCAAAACCTACCCTTTACCACATATGGCAAAGGTTATCGATTTTATTGTAGAGCAAACTAAAGGTCAAATCTTATTTAACTACATTCCAAAACAATATACCGAAGCAAAAACGATTTATAATTTTTGTTCATCGGAAACTAAAAAACACATTTATTTTGATGTTTTTGGTAAAAGCCTTCGTGAGTTTTTAGCCATTACAAATCATTGCACAGCTTTAATAGGTAATGAAGGTGGCGCCATAAATATGGCTAAAGCATTAAACATACCTACATTTTCTATTTTTTCGCCTTGGATAAAAAAAGACGCTTGGAGTCTTTTTGAAGATGGCAAGACAAACGCTTCCATTCATTTAAAAGATATTAAACCAGAACTTTACGACGGAAAAACCATGAAAGAGATGAAAAAAGATGTTTTTGCGCTTTATGATATTTTTCCACCGGAATTAATCACTCCTAAATTAGAGTTGTTTTTAGAACAGTTTTAA